ACGGCTCCTTTCAGCTCTGGTTTCTTTGGTATCGAAATAGTTCCGGGCAATGAACACCCTTTTGTGTGCATTGTTAAGCGCAGTTGTATAGGTTCCTTCAGCAATAACTACTTTTATTCCTTCCAGATTGACCGTTTCCTTTTCTATTTTGTCTTCCTCGAAAAAAACAAGGGGCTTTTCAATATTGTTTTTGCCTTCAATGGCATCTTTAAGGTTCTGATCCAACAGATCAAGCTTTACTTCGGAAGTTCCTACATGATTGATGTCTTTTTCACGCATTTTCGCATTGCTCTTCGGGGGATAATGAAAGTAGTCATCCTGCTGAAAGATAAAAGATCTGATCCCCTGCTTTTCCAATTCCTGTTTTAAACTTTCAGCGGTTTCGGATTTTCCGCTACCCGATTCACCGGCAATGGTAATGGCATATCTACTCTTGGTTTCTTTGATTTCGGGTAAAACCACTTCTGCCACCTGCCTGGCTGCCCTAATGTGG
The DNA window shown above is from Bacteroidales bacterium and carries:
- a CDS encoding zeta toxin family protein, which gives rise to MRGDKLVIKEHHIRAARQVAEVVLPEIKETKSRYAITIAGESGSGKSETAESLKQELEKQGIRSFIFQQDDYFHYPPKSNAKMREKDINHVGTSEVKLDLLDQNLKDAIEGKNNIEKPLVFFEEDKIEKETVNLEGIKVVIAEGTYTTALNNAHKRVFIARNYFDTKETRAERSREKQDEFLEKILKIEHEIITRQSKKADLVISKDYELKT